A single genomic interval of Desulfarculaceae bacterium harbors:
- a CDS encoding ABC transporter ATP-binding protein: MSLLSIEDLRISFPGHPKPSAPVRGLSLSLERGSVLGLVGQSGSGKSLSALAMMGMVPRPGRISGGRISLDGMELTRLSPSQYRHVRGRQMFLIFQGSSAALNPALTVGKQLAEVLVHLRGASWRAARAGAGGLLEQVRVDPRHLGSYPFELSGGMRQRVLVAMALAMEPQLIIADEPTTGLDVITQGEILALFADLRQRIPGGMILISHDLRVVASLADHIAVMHQGRVVDQAPTALLPARARHPHTRELLAAGHAFSLAEPC; encoded by the coding sequence ATGAGCCTCCTGTCCATCGAGGACCTGCGCATCAGCTTCCCCGGCCATCCCAAGCCCAGCGCGCCGGTGCGGGGCCTGAGCCTCAGCCTGGAGCGGGGCTCGGTGCTGGGTTTGGTGGGCCAGAGCGGCTCGGGCAAGAGCCTCAGCGCCCTGGCCATGATGGGCATGGTGCCCCGGCCGGGGCGCATCAGCGGGGGCCGCATCTCCCTGGACGGCATGGAGCTGACTCGCCTGAGCCCGTCCCAGTACCGCCATGTGCGCGGCCGTCAGATGTTCCTCATCTTCCAGGGCAGCTCGGCGGCGCTCAACCCGGCGCTCACCGTGGGCAAGCAGCTGGCCGAGGTGCTGGTGCATTTGCGGGGGGCCTCCTGGCGCGCGGCCCGGGCTGGCGCGGGCGGGCTGCTGGAGCAGGTGCGGGTGGACCCGCGCCATCTGGGCTCCTACCCCTTCGAGCTCAGCGGGGGCATGCGCCAACGGGTACTGGTGGCCATGGCCCTGGCCATGGAGCCCCAGCTCATCATCGCCGACGAGCCCACCACAGGCCTGGACGTGATCACCCAGGGCGAGATACTGGCCCTGTTCGCGGATCTCAGGCAACGCATCCCCGGCGGGATGATCCTTATCTCCCACGACCTTCGGGTGGTGGCCAGCCTGGCCGACCACATCGCGGTGATGCACCAAGGCCGCGTCGTGGACCAGGCCCCCACCGCCTTGCTGCCCGCCCGGGCCCGCCACCCCCACACCCGCGAGCTCTTGGCCGCGGGCCACGCCTTTTCCCTGGCAGAGCCATGCTGA
- a CDS encoding cupin domain-containing protein, which produces MSEIKNVGTMELIEDWDALKYYPTGVEGDLAPMLHGEHLSSHAMIIPPGFYPAHSHPMELLIVCVKGSCDIFQGDGSVRGVMNPGSVALVPAGAEIGQEIHGPEPCQILVAVAPKVRTRAEFINMLEEHPA; this is translated from the coding sequence ATGTCAGAGATCAAGAACGTGGGCACCATGGAACTCATTGAAGACTGGGACGCCCTCAAGTACTACCCCACCGGGGTGGAAGGCGATTTGGCGCCCATGCTGCACGGCGAGCACCTGAGCAGCCACGCCATGATCATCCCGCCCGGTTTTTATCCCGCCCACTCCCATCCCATGGAACTGTTGATCGTGTGCGTGAAGGGGAGCTGCGACATCTTTCAGGGCGATGGCTCGGTGCGCGGGGTGATGAACCCGGGCAGCGTTGCCCTGGTCCCAGCCGGCGCCGAGATCGGCCAGGAGATCCACGGCCCCGAGCCCTGTCAGATTCTGGTGGCGGTGGCGCCCAAGGTTCGGACCCGCGCGGAGTTCATCAACATGTTGGAAGAGCATCCCGCCTAA
- a CDS encoding ABC transporter permease subunit, protein MRRNLSLWLGGGLVALLLITALAGPWLAPHDPLKINLAARLAPPSWDYPLGADPLGRCVLSRLLYGCRTSLAVGMLVSAGVMLLGLALGLAAGLSGKHGDFWLMRLVDIVLAFPSLVLTLAVIGLLGPSLPAAAVALCLSWWPVYARLVRGLVLSAKEREFVLAARLVGTRGPALVRRHILPSVMPPVMVLASLETGTMVLVLAGLSFLGLGAQPPLPEWGAMLNEARSYIYTAPHLLVAPGVAIFLTVLGFNLLGEGLRDALRIQEAVR, encoded by the coding sequence ATGCGGCGTAACTTGAGCCTGTGGCTGGGCGGCGGGCTGGTGGCCCTGCTTTTGATCACCGCCTTGGCCGGGCCCTGGCTGGCCCCGCACGACCCGCTCAAGATAAACCTGGCCGCCCGCCTGGCCCCGCCCAGCTGGGACTATCCCCTGGGGGCCGACCCCCTGGGCCGCTGCGTGCTTTCCCGCCTGCTCTACGGCTGCCGCACCTCCCTGGCCGTGGGGATGCTGGTCTCGGCCGGGGTGATGCTGTTGGGCCTGGCCTTGGGCCTGGCCGCGGGGCTCTCGGGCAAACACGGCGACTTCTGGCTCATGCGTTTGGTGGACATCGTGCTGGCCTTCCCCTCCCTGGTGCTCACCCTGGCGGTGATCGGCCTGCTGGGGCCCAGCCTGCCCGCCGCCGCGGTGGCCCTGTGCCTGAGCTGGTGGCCGGTCTACGCCCGCCTGGTGCGGGGCCTGGTACTCTCGGCCAAGGAGCGGGAGTTCGTCCTGGCCGCCCGCCTGGTGGGCACCCGGGGCCCGGCCCTGGTACGCCGCCACATCCTGCCCTCGGTGATGCCGCCGGTGATGGTCCTGGCCAGCCTGGAGACCGGCACCATGGTGCTGGTGCTGGCGGGCCTTAGCTTCCTGGGCCTGGGGGCCCAGCCGCCTTTGCCCGAGTGGGGGGCCATGCTCAACGAGGCGCGCTCCTACATCTACACCGCGCCCCATCTGCTGGTGGCGCCGGGGGTGGCCATCTTCCTCACCGTGCTGGGCTTCAACCTGCTGGGCGAGGGCCTGCGCGACGCCCTGCGCATCCAAGAGGCGGTGCGCTGA
- a CDS encoding ATP-binding cassette domain-containing protein has product MLRVEALSKSFAAPGGELKALDSVSLELEAGQCVGVVGESGAGKSTLARCILGVERPSGGRVVFQGREVAAMSRQERQGLWQRAQIIWQEPGLVLNPHQKVGRIVAEPLINLASLSRRQRQARVGELLEQVELEPALAGRFPHQLSGGQAQRVCIARALASNPRLLICDEPVSALDLPLQLKVMELLDGLRRELGLGLLLITHDLGIARRYCARVSIMLRGQVVEQGPVAEVLGRPRHEYARQLLAATPRLPW; this is encoded by the coding sequence ATGCTGAGGGTGGAGGCGCTCAGCAAGTCCTTTGCAGCGCCCGGCGGGGAGCTCAAGGCCCTGGACAGCGTGTCACTGGAGCTGGAGGCTGGCCAGTGCGTGGGCGTGGTGGGCGAGAGCGGCGCGGGCAAAAGCACCCTGGCCCGCTGCATCCTGGGGGTGGAGCGACCCAGCGGAGGGCGGGTGGTCTTCCAGGGACGCGAGGTGGCCGCCATGAGCCGGCAGGAGCGCCAGGGCCTGTGGCAACGGGCCCAGATCATCTGGCAGGAGCCGGGCCTGGTGTTGAACCCGCACCAAAAGGTGGGGCGCATCGTGGCCGAGCCCCTGATCAACCTGGCCTCCCTGTCACGGCGGCAACGGCAGGCCCGGGTGGGCGAGCTCCTGGAGCAAGTGGAGCTGGAGCCAGCCCTGGCAGGGCGCTTCCCGCATCAGCTCAGCGGCGGCCAGGCCCAGCGTGTGTGCATCGCCCGGGCCCTGGCTTCCAACCCACGTCTGCTCATCTGCGACGAGCCGGTCTCGGCCCTGGACCTGCCCTTGCAGCTCAAGGTGATGGAGCTTCTGGACGGCCTGCGCCGCGAGCTGGGCCTGGGCCTGCTACTCATCACCCACGACCTGGGCATCGCCCGCCGCTACTGCGCGCGGGTGAGCATCATGCTCCGGGGCCAGGTGGTGGAGCAGGGCCCGGTGGCCGAGGTGCTGGGCCGCCCCCGCCACGAGTACGCCCGCCAGCTCCTGGCCGCCACCCCCCGCCTGCCCTGGTAG
- a CDS encoding TonB-dependent receptor, with protein MLAEKTTRIPKARRSWAALCLAAGLMLTLALPAGAKDTVTNPGDITVTASKISTEVDKMPTNVAVVTREQIERYPGNYSVFDVLREVNIPGIYIPASAYGIDEDGLMSSRGGEVSAWAMRVLVNGVEFNKGNGYIVPPRLALHDVERIEVVKTPSAEYGDQAIGGVINIITRVAKKPAEGKAGVALSSFGGGNGYAVLNGSQGNWEYLVDASMKRQDAYQERTYMRDNNVYTRVAYNLPFDATVAFHGSYFDTEANYANSLTKAQWESDPTQNPGPDNTLHETEKLAAFTYDQNFGPHVLKAKVEFKDELTEMFWYGWHRYDEWEAHPEINFTMNHNLWGMANKLVVGGEYRYHTIHTTLNQANGNNIGQLTGDRDRKDTTWSGYVQDELGITEEFTVTAGLRYDNYEQDQVGHVNPGPNTWNQSNSAFSPKIGATYTFNQAINVFAGYNTGFKSPARVAAAATSGDLNPERIYAYEVGLRGQPLSWLDYNLAFYWNDVHDKFVRPDPTPGSQYENAGKTRSKGVELGVNARWANGLYATGSFTYQQAKFVDFVSEGVSYDGNHLNGVPDMMFSVYAGYRNKVWGDISLNPVYTGKRYFNYANTVEEDGFWVLNARYIKRFEDWKPGVELFVAANNIFDQQAYGSAGGSPGSESIYPYPGFNVLVGINAWF; from the coding sequence ATGCTGGCTGAGAAAACAACCCGAATCCCCAAGGCCCGGCGGTCCTGGGCGGCGCTGTGCCTTGCCGCCGGGCTCATGCTTACCCTGGCCCTGCCCGCCGGGGCCAAAGACACGGTTACCAACCCCGGCGACATCACGGTGACCGCCTCCAAGATATCCACCGAGGTGGACAAGATGCCCACCAACGTGGCGGTGGTCACCCGCGAGCAGATCGAACGCTACCCCGGCAACTACAGCGTGTTCGATGTGCTGCGCGAGGTGAACATCCCGGGCATCTACATCCCTGCCAGCGCCTACGGCATCGACGAGGACGGCCTGATGTCCTCGCGCGGCGGCGAGGTGAGCGCCTGGGCCATGCGCGTATTGGTCAACGGCGTGGAGTTCAACAAGGGCAACGGATACATCGTGCCCCCGCGCCTGGCCCTGCACGACGTGGAGCGCATCGAGGTGGTCAAGACCCCCTCGGCCGAGTACGGCGACCAGGCCATCGGCGGGGTGATCAACATCATCACCCGGGTGGCTAAAAAGCCGGCCGAGGGCAAGGCCGGGGTGGCTCTCAGCAGCTTCGGCGGGGGCAACGGCTACGCGGTGCTCAACGGCTCCCAAGGCAACTGGGAGTACTTGGTGGACGCCTCCATGAAGCGCCAGGACGCCTACCAGGAGCGCACCTATATGCGCGACAACAACGTCTACACCCGGGTGGCCTACAACCTGCCCTTCGACGCCACGGTGGCCTTCCACGGCTCCTACTTCGACACCGAAGCCAACTATGCCAACAGCCTTACCAAGGCCCAGTGGGAGTCCGACCCCACCCAAAACCCCGGCCCGGACAACACCCTGCACGAGACCGAGAAGCTGGCCGCCTTCACCTATGACCAGAACTTCGGCCCCCACGTGCTCAAGGCCAAGGTGGAGTTCAAGGACGAGCTGACCGAGATGTTCTGGTACGGCTGGCACCGCTACGACGAGTGGGAGGCCCACCCGGAGATCAACTTCACCATGAACCACAACCTCTGGGGCATGGCCAACAAGCTGGTGGTGGGCGGCGAGTACCGCTATCACACCATCCACACCACCCTTAACCAGGCCAACGGCAACAATATCGGCCAACTCACCGGCGACCGCGACCGCAAGGACACCACCTGGTCGGGCTATGTGCAGGACGAGCTGGGCATCACCGAGGAGTTCACCGTCACCGCGGGCCTGCGCTACGACAACTACGAGCAGGACCAGGTGGGCCACGTGAACCCCGGCCCCAACACCTGGAACCAGTCCAACAGCGCCTTCAGCCCCAAGATCGGGGCCACCTACACCTTCAACCAGGCCATCAACGTGTTCGCCGGCTACAACACCGGCTTCAAGAGCCCGGCCCGGGTGGCGGCGGCGGCCACCAGCGGCGATCTGAACCCCGAGCGCATCTACGCCTACGAGGTGGGCCTGCGCGGCCAACCCTTGAGCTGGTTGGACTACAACCTGGCCTTTTACTGGAACGACGTGCACGACAAGTTCGTCCGGCCCGACCCCACCCCGGGCTCCCAGTACGAGAACGCGGGCAAGACCCGCTCCAAGGGCGTGGAGCTCGGCGTCAACGCCCGCTGGGCCAACGGCCTCTACGCCACGGGCAGCTTCACCTACCAGCAAGCCAAGTTCGTGGATTTCGTCAGCGAGGGCGTGAGCTACGACGGCAACCATTTGAACGGCGTGCCGGACATGATGTTCTCGGTCTACGCCGGCTACCGCAACAAGGTTTGGGGCGACATCTCCCTGAACCCGGTCTACACCGGCAAGCGCTACTTCAACTACGCCAACACCGTGGAGGAGGACGGCTTCTGGGTGCTCAACGCGCGCTACATCAAGCGCTTCGAGGATTGGAAGCCCGGTGTGGAGCTGTTCGTGGCGGCCAACAACATCTTCGATCAGCAGGCCTACGGCAGCGCCGGGGGCAGCCCGGGCTCCGAGTCCATTTACCCCTATCCCGGCTTCAACGTATTGGTGGGCATCAATGCTTGGTTCTAG
- the pyrR gene encoding bifunctional pyr operon transcriptional regulator/uracil phosphoribosyltransferase PyrR, translating into MDLSQAEVLFDASQIAGQLDAMARDIAAGEGEAGDLCLVGIRTGGAVLAKRLQALLESILGAPPDTGIMDITLYRDDWTMLHKRPKVGTTEIAFDIEERRVVLVDDVLYTGRTVRAALDELMDFGRARRIELAVLIDRGGRELPIQADYRGARAEGGPDQVMEVLLVEEGHPRDQVVRLPR; encoded by the coding sequence ATGGACCTCAGCCAAGCCGAGGTGCTCTTCGACGCATCCCAGATCGCCGGGCAGCTCGACGCCATGGCCCGGGACATCGCCGCCGGCGAGGGCGAGGCCGGGGATCTTTGCCTGGTGGGCATCCGCACCGGGGGGGCGGTGCTGGCCAAGCGCTTGCAGGCGCTTTTGGAGAGCATTTTGGGCGCGCCGCCGGACACCGGGATCATGGACATCACCCTGTACCGCGACGACTGGACCATGCTGCACAAGCGCCCCAAGGTGGGCACCACCGAGATCGCCTTTGACATCGAGGAGCGCCGGGTGGTGCTGGTGGACGACGTGCTCTACACCGGCCGCACGGTGCGCGCCGCCTTGGACGAGCTGATGGATTTCGGGCGCGCCCGGCGCATCGAGCTGGCCGTGCTCATCGACCGGGGGGGCCGGGAACTGCCCATCCAGGCCGACTACCGGGGGGCTCGGGCCGAGGGGGGGCCGGATCAAGTCATGGAAGTGCTGCTGGTCGAGGAGGGGCACCCCCGCGACCAGGTGGTGCGCCTGCCCCGCTAG
- a CDS encoding hydroxymethylglutaryl-CoA lyase: protein MQLDPVTVVEVGPRDGLQYESVFFPTEDKIALIDSLSATGLKRIEVTSFVHPKVIPHLKDAMEVLGGMTKAPGVIYSALVPNLKGCLRALGTPVDELALFVSASQTHNQKNVAMSIEDSLAGFKEIAREALAAGKSLRGYVITAFGCPYEGAISLEQVERIIAAYAELGVREVSLGDTTGMANPRQVGEVFGRLGAQHAGLPLAAHFHNSRGLGLANAYAAYQAGCRVFDSSVGGLGGCPTAVGAMGNIPTEDLVNLMEEMGAATGVDFDALLESTALIKKVLGDELASYTCKQGRPDWNAV, encoded by the coding sequence ATGCAGCTCGATCCGGTGACTGTGGTAGAGGTGGGCCCGCGCGACGGCCTGCAATACGAGTCGGTGTTCTTCCCCACCGAGGACAAGATAGCCCTGATCGACAGCCTGTCCGCCACCGGGCTGAAGCGCATCGAGGTGACCTCCTTCGTGCACCCCAAGGTGATCCCCCACCTCAAGGACGCCATGGAGGTGCTGGGCGGCATGACCAAGGCCCCGGGGGTGATCTACAGCGCCCTGGTGCCCAACCTCAAGGGCTGCCTGCGGGCCCTGGGGACCCCGGTGGACGAGCTGGCCTTGTTCGTTTCGGCCAGCCAGACCCACAACCAGAAAAACGTGGCCATGTCCATCGAGGACTCCCTGGCGGGCTTCAAGGAGATCGCCCGCGAGGCCCTGGCCGCGGGCAAGAGCCTCCGGGGCTACGTGATCACCGCCTTCGGCTGCCCCTACGAGGGGGCCATCTCCCTGGAGCAGGTGGAGCGCATCATCGCGGCCTACGCCGAGCTGGGGGTGCGCGAGGTGTCCCTGGGCGACACCACCGGCATGGCCAACCCCCGCCAGGTGGGGGAGGTCTTCGGCCGCCTGGGCGCACAGCACGCCGGCCTGCCCCTGGCCGCCCACTTCCACAACAGCCGGGGCCTGGGCCTGGCCAACGCCTATGCGGCCTACCAGGCCGGCTGCCGGGTCTTCGACTCCTCGGTGGGCGGGCTGGGCGGCTGCCCCACCGCGGTGGGGGCCATGGGCAACATCCCCACCGAGGACCTGGTCAACCTAATGGAAGAGATGGGCGCGGCCACGGGGGTGGACTTCGACGCCCTATTGGAATCCACCGCCCTGATCAAGAAGGTGCTGGGCGACGAGCTGGCCTCCTACACCTGCAAGCAGGGCCGGCCCGACTGGAACGCGGTCTAG
- a CDS encoding ABC transporter permease — translation MLKLIARRLVWLVFTLLGVSFLCFCLSHLSPGETGDMLLRQSGGVTSSESAQRFRQSLGLDDPLLVRYARWLSHAARLDFGESFATGEPVGREMLRRLPATLKLTLAAFGLMLVLSLAVGVASGLRPGGLFDHIARVLSTILVALPNYWLGMLLLFLFAVHWKVFSVVGGTGLKGLVLPAFTLALGMSAFYGRMVRERLLEVMSQDYIRTAQAKGLPLGVVLYRHALLNAIIPLLNLWGMSFGFLLGGSLLVETIFSWPGVASFAVQAVLSRDYPVTQCYVVFMAVIFTGSNLVVDLLQTLADPKLRRKAAQEGGA, via the coding sequence TTGCTCAAGCTGATCGCCCGGCGCCTGGTCTGGCTGGTTTTCACTCTGCTGGGGGTGTCCTTCCTTTGCTTCTGTCTGTCGCATCTCTCGCCTGGCGAGACCGGCGACATGCTGCTCCGGCAGTCGGGCGGGGTCACTTCCTCGGAGTCGGCCCAGCGCTTCCGCCAGAGCCTGGGCCTGGACGATCCCCTTTTGGTGCGCTACGCCCGCTGGCTGAGCCATGCGGCCCGCCTGGACTTCGGCGAGTCCTTTGCCACCGGCGAGCCGGTGGGCCGCGAGATGCTGCGCCGCTTGCCCGCCACCCTCAAGCTCACCCTGGCCGCCTTTGGCCTCATGCTGGTGCTCAGCTTGGCGGTTGGGGTGGCCTCGGGCCTCAGGCCGGGCGGCCTCTTCGACCACATCGCCCGGGTGCTCTCCACCATCCTGGTGGCCCTGCCCAACTACTGGCTGGGCATGTTGCTCTTGTTTTTGTTCGCGGTGCATTGGAAGGTTTTTTCCGTGGTGGGCGGTACGGGACTCAAGGGCCTGGTGCTGCCCGCGTTCACCCTGGCCCTAGGCATGAGCGCTTTTTACGGCCGCATGGTGCGCGAGCGCCTCTTGGAGGTGATGAGCCAGGACTACATCCGCACCGCCCAGGCCAAGGGCCTGCCCCTGGGGGTGGTGCTCTACCGCCATGCCCTGCTCAACGCGATCATCCCCCTGCTCAACCTGTGGGGCATGAGCTTCGGTTTTCTTTTGGGCGGCTCGCTCCTGGTGGAGACGATCTTCTCCTGGCCCGGGGTGGCCAGCTTCGCGGTGCAGGCGGTGCTCAGCCGGGACTACCCGGTGACCCAGTGCTACGTGGTGTTCATGGCCGTGATCTTCACGGGCAGCAATTTGGTGGTGGACCTATTGCAGACCCTGGCCGACCCCAAGCTGCGGCGCAAGGCCGCCCAAGAAGGCGGGGCCTAG